In Runella sp. SP2, the genomic window TGAAAAATTATCGCTTTAAAACGCCATGGTTCATTTGTCGGAGCAAACCAAAAATCTATTGGAAGGAGTCAATTACCGCAACAATTTGCTGGTGGTTTCGTCATTGAAAGAATTTTACCATCCCATCAAATCACACGGTTTTGCCATTAAATACGTACTCAACGGAGTCGAGCATTATACCCTCAACGGGCAGGCGTATCCCGTGGGGGCGGGCAACTATTTGCTATCTAACAATACCAGCGATGGTCACGTAGAAATAGACAAAGGCGAATTTGTGAAAGGGATTTGCATCAATATCGTACCAGAATTATTGGCCGACGTCGTAGCCAGCTGCCAGCGACCAGATACTGCTTATCCCGACGCGAATTTAGGTCATTTTTTTAGCTCACATCTTTTTTTGGAGCAACAATACTCCGCCACCAACACCCGTTTAGGCCACCTATTACGGCAACTTCATACTGATTTTTTACAGAACGACTTATTAAATTCTCCCATTGAAAACGATTTTTTTTATACGCTTTCAGAGCTAATCGTTGCCGACCAAATACCTGTTTTTAAGCAACTTCATTCCATCCCCAGCCTTAAACCCTCCACAAAGAAAGACCTCTACCGCCGACTTCATCGGGGCAAAGAGTGCATCGACGCGCTTTTTCAATTTCCACTAGCCATCGAAACCGTCGCTACTGAGGCTTGTCTTTCAGAGTACCATTTTTTTCGTCTTTTTAAACAAGTTTTTGGCCAAACTCCCCACCAGTACCTCCACCAAAAACGACTCAATCATGCCGCTCAACTGCTTGGTCGTGAGCAAGCCTCGGTCACCGAAGCGGCGATTGCATCTGGCTTTGCCGACATCCATTCATTTAGCAAAGCCTTTAAAAAATACTTTGGCGTTTCCCCTACCAATTGGCTTCAAAAAGAAAGTTTCTAGCCCTAAATTTCTGCGTGCCTCTGAGTTTTTTACATCTGGGTTATTCTGGGAGTAAAATTTATTTGTTCCATAAAAAGCCGTCATTTTTACGAATTAGCAGGATTTGACAAATCGTTTCCTCAGCTTCGCCGTAGTTTTACCCCACAGTTTGAAAACACACTACGATGAAGAAAACTATCCTATTTTTGACGCTTTTAGCAAGCACTGCCTTTGCCCAACAACCCACTCCCGACGCCCGTTTTGCAGGATTGGACACCCTTTTTGCCCGCGTCCTCAACGAATGGAAATGCGCAGGTTTTGCCGTGGCAGTGGTGGAAAAAGACAAAATCGTTTATGCCAAGGGCTTTGGGTACGCCGATATCGATTCCAAACGCCCCGTCACCGAACACACCCAATTTGCCGCAGGAAGTTGTACCAAACCCTTCACCTGCGCCGCTTTAGGCTTACTACGAGCCGAAAACAAAATAGACTTTAACCATTCTGTCCGCGAATATTTGCCTCAATTGTCGTTTTACAACGAGGAGATGAACAAAAACATCACCGTTCGCGACTTAATGTGCCACCGAACGGGTTTGCCCCGCCACGACCAAGCGTGGGCACTATTTTCCACCCATTCCGTTGATACTTTACTCAAACGGGTTCAGTATTTAGAGCCTAATTATGGGCTGCGCGAAAAATGGCAATACAACAACTTTATGTTTGCGGCACAAGGAAAAATGGTCGAAAACCTCTCTGGGCAATCTTATCGTGCCTTTGTGAGGGAACGAATTTTTCAACCTTTGGGAATGAAGGACGTTACTTTTTCGGTCGATAGCATGACGCTCTACAACGACCGTTCGTTGTGCTATGCCGTTTCGGAAGATGACAAAATCGTACCGTTAGATTATTTCAACCTAGATGTGATGTCGGCGGTGGGAGGCATCAACACCTCCGTCAGTGAGATGGCAAAGTGGGTCATGTTGTGGGCCAACAACGGTATTTACAAAGGCAAACGCATCCTTCCTGCCGAATACGTTCGCGAAGCCATCAGCTCACAAATGGTTGTGCGTGACGCTGCTCCATCGGCCAGCAACCCGTCATTGCACTTTGAAAATTACGGTCTTGGCTGGTTTTTATCCTCCTATCGGGGGCATTATCGGGTAGAACACGGCGGAAACATTTCGGGTTTTTCGACCAATACCTGTTTCTTTCCCACCGACGGCGTAGGCATTGTGGTTTTCTGCAACCAAGCAGTGTCGCGGGTTCCGTCCGTAGTTCGGAATATTCTCGCCGACCGAATGCTCGGTCTTCCTTATAAAGATTGGCAAAGCTACCTCTACACCTCCGATATGGCGGCTAAAAACGCTGCCAAGAGTGCCAAGAGCCAAATGGCGAGCTTGACCAAAACCAACGTCAAGCCCGCGCATCCAGCAGATGAATACGAGGGTTACTTCCAACACAAAGGGTACGGAACGTTTGAAATTGTAAACCGTAACGACTCGCTCTTTGCCGTTTTTCCGTTACAACAATGGTATTTACGTCCCTATGGACACGACGTTTTTGATGCTTTGCCCGTCGATAAAAGCGGAAAAGTGGCGTCCGAAGGTAGTGTTCAGCGAATTGTATTTAACCAAAATACTGAGGCCGAAATAGCCAGTGCCTCCATCGCTTTTGAACCTGAATTGATTCATCCGCTGGAATTTACGTGGTCGCCTAAAGTCAAAAAATTACCCAAAGTTGTCCTTCAACGCTACGTAGGCGAGTATAATCTCAATGGTATGGCCATGAAAGTGGGCCTCAATGCCAACGAAATTTTGTACTTATCGCTCCCTAACCAGCCTACCCGCGAATTAGAAGCGCTCGGTAAAGGGAAATTTCGGCTAAAGGGGTTGAACGGTTATTCGATTTCGTTCAGCCAAGATGCGAAAGAATTTTTACTAACTCAGCCCAATGGCATCTTCAAAGCCCTCAAAAAGAAAGCATAATCTAAACGACTCACAACGATGGAAACTTCTCAATTGGTAAAATCCAAACTCTTCAAAGTGTTTCTCGTGGTATTCATTGCCGCTTGCCTGTTTAAAATTTTTGGAAGTGGATATGATTTTGGACAATGGCTGTACCGTTCGACGCACTAACCCTGCCCGTGCGGGAGGATACACGTGCGGGAGGATACTTATATCCGACCCATCACGAGGTTTTGAGAAACCTCTGCGTTGGTTTTGAGAAACCAACGGCACCAAATGTGCGGGAGGATACTTATATCCGACCCAAAGGTTTCTCAAAACCTTCAATAACGGTTCACGAGGTTTTGAGAAACCTCTGCGTTGGTTTTGAGAAACCAACGGCACCAACTGTGCGGGAGGATACTCATATCCGACCCCTTTGGCGCGAAAACGGCACAGAGCAGCGTCCGATTTTGCACAAAAATTGTTCAATTTCGGACAAGAACTCATTCATATATTCACCCAACTACCTGTATATCAAACCACTTTAACCTTGGCACAACTTTAGTGGCACATCATTATTTCAACAATCCAAATTCCAATGACAAGAGCTATCCTTTTACTGTTTTTATCAACCCATATATTACTCGCTCAGACAGCTAAAATCAGCGGGAACGTCGCCAATACCAGCCAAC contains:
- a CDS encoding serine hydrolase produces the protein MKKTILFLTLLASTAFAQQPTPDARFAGLDTLFARVLNEWKCAGFAVAVVEKDKIVYAKGFGYADIDSKRPVTEHTQFAAGSCTKPFTCAALGLLRAENKIDFNHSVREYLPQLSFYNEEMNKNITVRDLMCHRTGLPRHDQAWALFSTHSVDTLLKRVQYLEPNYGLREKWQYNNFMFAAQGKMVENLSGQSYRAFVRERIFQPLGMKDVTFSVDSMTLYNDRSLCYAVSEDDKIVPLDYFNLDVMSAVGGINTSVSEMAKWVMLWANNGIYKGKRILPAEYVREAISSQMVVRDAAPSASNPSLHFENYGLGWFLSSYRGHYRVEHGGNISGFSTNTCFFPTDGVGIVVFCNQAVSRVPSVVRNILADRMLGLPYKDWQSYLYTSDMAAKNAAKSAKSQMASLTKTNVKPAHPADEYEGYFQHKGYGTFEIVNRNDSLFAVFPLQQWYLRPYGHDVFDALPVDKSGKVASEGSVQRIVFNQNTEAEIASASIAFEPELIHPLEFTWSPKVKKLPKVVLQRYVGEYNLNGMAMKVGLNANEILYLSLPNQPTRELEALGKGKFRLKGLNGYSISFSQDAKEFLLTQPNGIFKALKKKA
- a CDS encoding AraC family transcriptional regulator; this encodes MVHLSEQTKNLLEGVNYRNNLLVVSSLKEFYHPIKSHGFAIKYVLNGVEHYTLNGQAYPVGAGNYLLSNNTSDGHVEIDKGEFVKGICINIVPELLADVVASCQRPDTAYPDANLGHFFSSHLFLEQQYSATNTRLGHLLRQLHTDFLQNDLLNSPIENDFFYTLSELIVADQIPVFKQLHSIPSLKPSTKKDLYRRLHRGKECIDALFQFPLAIETVATEACLSEYHFFRLFKQVFGQTPHQYLHQKRLNHAAQLLGREQASVTEAAIASGFADIHSFSKAFKKYFGVSPTNWLQKESF